In Spinacia oleracea cultivar Varoflay chromosome 5, BTI_SOV_V1, whole genome shotgun sequence, a single window of DNA contains:
- the LOC110804603 gene encoding uncharacterized protein isoform X3 — translation MLRLFLRTFRRRRYPLTSLPRRPFSSSSATSPPPSSSSSLSSNPHTRNPNHSPVHYVNTTSTLSPLSPTTAPPFSRTTTISLSLLGLTAVSSTSYLLYSSSEGGNDDIHRISSAVEAAIQRSAESTRRIVNQMKHTGAAAAVLWQSLQSVLSSANYEVRSGFEFKVAAFLADIAAANAARRTAIVAAGGGRVVDWLLETVAGEVSGTQAEAARALAYLIADPIVRPQVFGRPHSVPYLLRFISSSQPQRSKKNSRNSDSFRGRSMLVAAIMDVVTSTCDSKGNVRFQPCLPANAEMRDIASAIQVIEGGLNLDDPHSEDDDDDGGKGLKGIGIKVLGGTTVLGLSRTSGLVNYDDSDSLPTSKYASKNPVYHKRYDGYLGDASLSSAVVPGLWDDLHSQHVAVPFAAWALANWAMASEVNRFHIQELDQDGNAIMTALAAPERSVKWHGSLVARLLLEDNNVQLGNSVSDWSSCLLSTISQACKTDDIPLALVALSAFLLSVDKSPEAKKVVMEKGLDLMRDTAKQTIQRKDIQEALARALELICTTENRLSLEESLKWSGILLPWACGKFSSEKTRYSATKILSCVLEDFGPSSVPISQGWLAILLNEVLDTKTASIKGVPQPKSDKVKTQIDQSNVQSGILIASQLANSVVNLAGKQLGIATDRGDSFPIADLLSQEPFTVAFKSLYKDRNPKCDAADSAVATLKGIKSLTEICADDLVNQNKIVDSGVLCLLRRFLLRDDYESLAAIEAYDASRAREEPEQASKVLDETKVDANDQSKVRIPPSTHIRRHAARLLTVLSALPKVQMVIVADATWCNWLEECANGKIPGCDDPKIQSYARAALLNVLCHEKQDSDSKQSGGTSTGIVNDSRVRPRYEDMIYLINPESKHWKCPEKPVSGNSSKYSGDDNDINLCSTAEGIENCSNSENPSVDIVFVHGLRGGPFKSWRISEDKSSTKSGLVEKIDQEAGKQGTFWPGEWLSADFPHARLFTLRYKTNLTQWSGASLPLQD, via the exons ATGCTTCGTCTCTTCCTCCGCACCTTCCGCCGCCGTCGATATCCCCTCACTTCTCTCCCTCGCCGCCCATTTTCCTCCTCCTCCGCCACATCGCCACCGCCGTCCTCGTcgtcttctctctcctcaaatccCCACACACGCAACCCCAACCATTCGCCAGTCCATTACGTCAACACCACctccactctctctcctctctccccAACCACCGCCCCTCCCTTCTCTCGTACAACGaccatttctctctctctcctcggtCTCACCGCTGTTTCCAGCACCTCCTACCTTCTTTACTCCTCCTCCGAGGGCGGCAATGATGACATTCACAGAATCTCCTCCGCTGTCGAGGCAGCAATTCAGCGATCTGCTGAGTCGACTCGCCGAATCGTCAATCAAATGAAGCACACTGGCGCAGCTGCTGCAGTGCTATGGCAGTCCCTGCAGTCGGTACTCTCTTCCGCCAACTATGAAGTTCGTTCGGGTTTTGAGTTTAAGGTTGCGGCGTTTTTGGCTGACATTGCTGCCGCGAATGCTGCTCGAAGGACCGCCATTGTCGCCGCTGGTGGTGGAAGGGTTGTCGATTGGCTACTGGAGACCGTTGCTGGTGAAGTTAGTGGGACCCAGGCTGAGGCTGCTAGAGCTTTGGCTTACTTGATTGCTGATCCTATAGTGAGGCCTCAGGTTTTTGGGAGGCCTCATTCTGTTCCTTATCTTCTGAGGTTCATTTCCTCTTCTCAACCTCAGCGCTCCAAGAAG AATTCAAGGAATTCTGATTCTTTTAGAGGGAGAAGCATGCTTGTTGCCGCAATAATGGATGTTGTAACTTCCACCTGTGACAGCAAGGGCAATGTCCGATTCCAGCCATGCCTTCCTGCAAATGCTGAAATGAGGGATATTGCTTCAGCAATTCAAGTAATTGAAGGTGGTTTGAATTTGGATGATCCACAttctgaagatgatgatgatgatggtggaaaAGGACTGAAGGGTATTGGTATTAAAGTTCTGGGAGGGACAACCGTATTAGGACTTTCAAGAACTAGTGGACTCGTGAATTATGATGATAGTGATAGTTTACCAACTAGTAAATACGCTTCAAAAAATCCTGTTTATCAtaaaagatatgatggctaccTTGGAGATGCGAGCTTGTCGTCTGCTGTAGTACCTGGTCTCTGGGATGATTTGCATTCGCAGCATGTTGCTGTGCCATTTGCTGCATGGGCACTGGCCAATTGGGCTATGGCATCGGAGGTTAACAGATTTCACATTCAGGAATTAGATCAGGATGGAAATGCTATCATGACTGCTTTAGCGGCCCCTGAAAGATCAGTGAAATGGCATGGGAGTCTGGTTGCCCGGTTACTTTTAGAGGACAACAATGTTCAGTTAGGTAATTCTGTTTCGGACTGGAGTTCTTGTCTGCTTTCAACTATATCACAAGCTTGTAAAACTGATGACATACCTTTGGCACTGGTGGCTTTGTCTGCATTTTTGCTTTCTGTTGATAAGAGTCCAGAGGCTAAGAAAGTTGTTATGGAGAAAGGTCTTGATTTAATGAGAGACACTGCTAAACAGACAATACAACGTAAGGATATTCAAGAAGCACTGGCAAGAGCACTAGAACTAATTTGTACCACTGAAAATCGTTTATCTCTTGAAGAAAGTCTTAAATGGTCTGGTATCCTACTTCCCTGGGCTTGCGGAAAATTTTCTTCTGAAAAGACACGATATTCAGCAACAAAAATCCTTTCATGTGTTCTTGAGGATTTTGGGCCATCTTCTGTGCCGATTTCGCAAGGGTGGTTGGCTATTCTACTAAATGAAGTTTTGGACACTAAGACAGCATCAATAAAAGGAGTTCCACAGCCTAAAAGCGATAAAGTGAAG ACTCAAATTGATCAGTCAAACGTTCAATCTGGTATATTAATTGCCAGTCAGCTTGCAAACTCTGTTGTTAATCTAGCTGGAAAGCAATTGGGTATTGCCACTGACCGTGGTGACTCATTCCCCATTGCCGACCTTCTCTCTCAAGAACCTTTCACTGTAGCATTTAAAAGCTTATATAAAGATCGGAACCCTAAATGTGATGCAGCTGACTCAGCAGTGGCTACCCTGAAGGGAATCAAATCACTAACTGAAATTTGTGCAGATGATCTTgtaaatcaaaacaaaatcgTAGATTCTGGTGTCTTATGCTTGTTAAGGCGCTTTTTGTTAAGAGATGATTATGAAAGCCTTGCTGCCATTGAAGCGTATGATGCATCAAGAGCTAGGGAGGAACCGGAACAGGCTAGTAAGGTTCTAGATGAGACAAAGGTAGATGCTAATGATCAATCAAAGGTCCGAATTCCGCCATCTACTCACATCAGAAGGCATGCAGCTAGACTACTAACTGTTCTTTCGGCATTGCCAAAAGTTCAAATGGTTATTGTGGCAGATGCAACTTGGTGTAATTGGCTTGAAGAGTGTGCTAATGGGAAGATTCCTGGATGTGATGACCCAAAGATTCAAAGTTACGCCAGAGCTGCCCTGTTAAATGTGCTTTGCCATGAGAAACAGGACTCGGACTCTAAACAGAGTGGTGGTACTAGTACTGGAATTGTGAATGATAGTCGTGTTCGCCCCCGCTACGAGGACATGATATATCTGATCAATCCTGAATCAAAGCACTGGAAATGCCCCGAGAAACCCGTATCTGGGAATTCAAGTAAATACTCTGGTGATGATAATGATATCAATCTATGCAGTACCGCTGAGGGGATTGAGAATTGTTCAAATTCAGAAAATCCTTCAGTAGACATAGTTTTTGTGCATGGTTTGCGTGGTGGGCCTTTTAAGAGTTGGCGGATATCTGAAGACAAGTCATCAACCAAGTCTGGCCTtgtagagaagattgatcaggAAGCAGGGAAGCAAGGAACCTTTTGGCCAGGTGAATGGCTCTCAGCTGACTTTCCTCATGCCCGTTTGTTTACACTTAGATACAAG ACAAATCTCACTCAGTGGTCTGGAGCTAGCCTTCCTCTTCAG GATTAG
- the LOC110804603 gene encoding uncharacterized protein isoform X4: MLRLFLRTFRRRRYPLTSLPRRPFSSSSATSPPPSSSSSLSSNPHTRNPNHSPVHYVNTTSTLSPLSPTTAPPFSRTTTISLSLLGLTAVSSTSYLLYSSSEGGNDDIHRISSAVEAAIQRSAESTRRIVNQMKHTGAAAAVLWQSLQSVLSSANYEVRSGFEFKVAAFLADIAAANAARRTAIVAAGGGRVVDWLLETVAGEVSGTQAEAARALAYLIADPIVRPQVFGRPHSVPYLLRFISSSQPQRSKKNSRNSDSFRGRSMLVAAIMDVVTSTCDSKGNVRFQPCLPANAEMRDIASAIQVIEGGLNLDDPHSEDDDDDGGKGLKGIGIKVLGGTTVLGLSRTSGLVNYDDSDSLPTSKYASKNPVYHKRYDGYLGDASLSSAVVPGLWDDLHSQHVAVPFAAWALANWAMASEVNRFHIQELDQDGNAIMTALAAPERSVKWHGSLVARLLLEDNNVQLGNSVSDWSSCLLSTISQACKTDDIPLALVALSAFLLSVDKSPEAKKVVMEKGLDLMRDTAKQTIQRKDIQEALARALELICTTENRLSLEESLKWSGILLPWACGKFSSEKTRYSATKILSCVLEDFGPSSVPISQGWLAILLNEVLDTKTASIKGVPQPKSDKVKTQIDQSNVQSGILIASQLANSVVNLAGKQLGIATDRGDSFPIADLLSQEPFTVAFKSLYKDRNPKCDAADSAVATLKGIKSLTEICADDLVNQNKIVDSGVLCLLRRFLLRDDYESLAAIEAYDASRAREEPEQASKVLDETKVDANDQSKVRIPPSTHIRRHAARLLTVLSALPKVQMVIVADATWCNWLEECANGKIPGCDDPKIQSYARAALLNVLCHEKQDSDSKQSGGTSTGIVNDSRVRPRYEDMIYLINPESKHWKCPEKPVSGNSSKYSGDDNDINLCSTAEGIENCSNSENPSVDIVFVHGLRGGPFKSWRISEDKSSTKSGLVEKIDQEAGKQGTFWPDKSHSVVWS, translated from the exons ATGCTTCGTCTCTTCCTCCGCACCTTCCGCCGCCGTCGATATCCCCTCACTTCTCTCCCTCGCCGCCCATTTTCCTCCTCCTCCGCCACATCGCCACCGCCGTCCTCGTcgtcttctctctcctcaaatccCCACACACGCAACCCCAACCATTCGCCAGTCCATTACGTCAACACCACctccactctctctcctctctccccAACCACCGCCCCTCCCTTCTCTCGTACAACGaccatttctctctctctcctcggtCTCACCGCTGTTTCCAGCACCTCCTACCTTCTTTACTCCTCCTCCGAGGGCGGCAATGATGACATTCACAGAATCTCCTCCGCTGTCGAGGCAGCAATTCAGCGATCTGCTGAGTCGACTCGCCGAATCGTCAATCAAATGAAGCACACTGGCGCAGCTGCTGCAGTGCTATGGCAGTCCCTGCAGTCGGTACTCTCTTCCGCCAACTATGAAGTTCGTTCGGGTTTTGAGTTTAAGGTTGCGGCGTTTTTGGCTGACATTGCTGCCGCGAATGCTGCTCGAAGGACCGCCATTGTCGCCGCTGGTGGTGGAAGGGTTGTCGATTGGCTACTGGAGACCGTTGCTGGTGAAGTTAGTGGGACCCAGGCTGAGGCTGCTAGAGCTTTGGCTTACTTGATTGCTGATCCTATAGTGAGGCCTCAGGTTTTTGGGAGGCCTCATTCTGTTCCTTATCTTCTGAGGTTCATTTCCTCTTCTCAACCTCAGCGCTCCAAGAAG AATTCAAGGAATTCTGATTCTTTTAGAGGGAGAAGCATGCTTGTTGCCGCAATAATGGATGTTGTAACTTCCACCTGTGACAGCAAGGGCAATGTCCGATTCCAGCCATGCCTTCCTGCAAATGCTGAAATGAGGGATATTGCTTCAGCAATTCAAGTAATTGAAGGTGGTTTGAATTTGGATGATCCACAttctgaagatgatgatgatgatggtggaaaAGGACTGAAGGGTATTGGTATTAAAGTTCTGGGAGGGACAACCGTATTAGGACTTTCAAGAACTAGTGGACTCGTGAATTATGATGATAGTGATAGTTTACCAACTAGTAAATACGCTTCAAAAAATCCTGTTTATCAtaaaagatatgatggctaccTTGGAGATGCGAGCTTGTCGTCTGCTGTAGTACCTGGTCTCTGGGATGATTTGCATTCGCAGCATGTTGCTGTGCCATTTGCTGCATGGGCACTGGCCAATTGGGCTATGGCATCGGAGGTTAACAGATTTCACATTCAGGAATTAGATCAGGATGGAAATGCTATCATGACTGCTTTAGCGGCCCCTGAAAGATCAGTGAAATGGCATGGGAGTCTGGTTGCCCGGTTACTTTTAGAGGACAACAATGTTCAGTTAGGTAATTCTGTTTCGGACTGGAGTTCTTGTCTGCTTTCAACTATATCACAAGCTTGTAAAACTGATGACATACCTTTGGCACTGGTGGCTTTGTCTGCATTTTTGCTTTCTGTTGATAAGAGTCCAGAGGCTAAGAAAGTTGTTATGGAGAAAGGTCTTGATTTAATGAGAGACACTGCTAAACAGACAATACAACGTAAGGATATTCAAGAAGCACTGGCAAGAGCACTAGAACTAATTTGTACCACTGAAAATCGTTTATCTCTTGAAGAAAGTCTTAAATGGTCTGGTATCCTACTTCCCTGGGCTTGCGGAAAATTTTCTTCTGAAAAGACACGATATTCAGCAACAAAAATCCTTTCATGTGTTCTTGAGGATTTTGGGCCATCTTCTGTGCCGATTTCGCAAGGGTGGTTGGCTATTCTACTAAATGAAGTTTTGGACACTAAGACAGCATCAATAAAAGGAGTTCCACAGCCTAAAAGCGATAAAGTGAAG ACTCAAATTGATCAGTCAAACGTTCAATCTGGTATATTAATTGCCAGTCAGCTTGCAAACTCTGTTGTTAATCTAGCTGGAAAGCAATTGGGTATTGCCACTGACCGTGGTGACTCATTCCCCATTGCCGACCTTCTCTCTCAAGAACCTTTCACTGTAGCATTTAAAAGCTTATATAAAGATCGGAACCCTAAATGTGATGCAGCTGACTCAGCAGTGGCTACCCTGAAGGGAATCAAATCACTAACTGAAATTTGTGCAGATGATCTTgtaaatcaaaacaaaatcgTAGATTCTGGTGTCTTATGCTTGTTAAGGCGCTTTTTGTTAAGAGATGATTATGAAAGCCTTGCTGCCATTGAAGCGTATGATGCATCAAGAGCTAGGGAGGAACCGGAACAGGCTAGTAAGGTTCTAGATGAGACAAAGGTAGATGCTAATGATCAATCAAAGGTCCGAATTCCGCCATCTACTCACATCAGAAGGCATGCAGCTAGACTACTAACTGTTCTTTCGGCATTGCCAAAAGTTCAAATGGTTATTGTGGCAGATGCAACTTGGTGTAATTGGCTTGAAGAGTGTGCTAATGGGAAGATTCCTGGATGTGATGACCCAAAGATTCAAAGTTACGCCAGAGCTGCCCTGTTAAATGTGCTTTGCCATGAGAAACAGGACTCGGACTCTAAACAGAGTGGTGGTACTAGTACTGGAATTGTGAATGATAGTCGTGTTCGCCCCCGCTACGAGGACATGATATATCTGATCAATCCTGAATCAAAGCACTGGAAATGCCCCGAGAAACCCGTATCTGGGAATTCAAGTAAATACTCTGGTGATGATAATGATATCAATCTATGCAGTACCGCTGAGGGGATTGAGAATTGTTCAAATTCAGAAAATCCTTCAGTAGACATAGTTTTTGTGCATGGTTTGCGTGGTGGGCCTTTTAAGAGTTGGCGGATATCTGAAGACAAGTCATCAACCAAGTCTGGCCTtgtagagaagattgatcaggAAGCAGGGAAGCAAGGAACCTTTTGGCCAG ACAAATCTCACTCAGTGGTCTGGAGCTAG
- the LOC110804603 gene encoding uncharacterized protein isoform X2 has protein sequence MLRLFLRTFRRRRYPLTSLPRRPFSSSSATSPPPSSSSSLSSNPHTRNPNHSPVHYVNTTSTLSPLSPTTAPPFSRTTTISLSLLGLTAVSSTSYLLYSSSEGGNDDIHRISSAVEAAIQRSAESTRRIVNQMKHTGAAAAVLWQSLQSVLSSANYEVRSGFEFKVAAFLADIAAANAARRTAIVAAGGGRVVDWLLETVAGEVSGTQAEAARALAYLIADPIVRPQVFGRPHSVPYLLRFISSSQPQRSKKNSRNSDSFRGRSMLVAAIMDVVTSTCDSKGNVRFQPCLPANAEMRDIASAIQVIEGGLNLDDPHSEDDDDDGGKGLKGIGIKVLGGTTVLGLSRTSGLVNYDDSDSLPTSKYASKNPVYHKRYDGYLGDASLSSAVVPGLWDDLHSQHVAVPFAAWALANWAMASEVNRFHIQELDQDGNAIMTALAAPERSVKWHGSLVARLLLEDNNVQLGNSVSDWSSCLLSTISQACKTDDIPLALVALSAFLLSVDKSPEAKKVVMEKGLDLMRDTAKQTIQRKDIQEALARALELICTTENRLSLEESLKWSGILLPWACGKFSSEKTRYSATKILSCVLEDFGPSSVPISQGWLAILLNEVLDTKTASIKGVPQPKSDKVKTQIDQSNVQSGILIASQLANSVVNLAGKQLGIATDRGDSFPIADLLSQEPFTVAFKSLYKDRNPKCDAADSAVATLKGIKSLTEICADDLVNQNKIVDSGVLCLLRRFLLRDDYESLAAIEAYDASRAREEPEQASKVLDETKVDANDQSKVRIPPSTHIRRHAARLLTVLSALPKVQMVIVADATWCNWLEECANGKIPGCDDPKIQSYARAALLNVLCHEKQDSDSKQSGGTSTGIVNDSRVRPRYEDMIYLINPESKHWKCPEKPVSGNSSKYSGDDNDINLCSTAEGIENCSNSENPSVDIVFVHGLRGGPFKSWRISEDKSSTKSGLVEKIDQEAGKQGTFWPGEWLSADFPHARLFTLRYKTNLTQWSGASLPLQEVSSMLLEKLVAADIGSRPTVFVTHSMGGLVVKQLLHQAKAENLDNLVNNTVGVVFYSCPHFGSRLADMPWRMGLVLRPAPSIGELRSGSPRLVELNDFMRQLHKKGLLEVLSFCEVMEDGLSAWR, from the exons ATGCTTCGTCTCTTCCTCCGCACCTTCCGCCGCCGTCGATATCCCCTCACTTCTCTCCCTCGCCGCCCATTTTCCTCCTCCTCCGCCACATCGCCACCGCCGTCCTCGTcgtcttctctctcctcaaatccCCACACACGCAACCCCAACCATTCGCCAGTCCATTACGTCAACACCACctccactctctctcctctctccccAACCACCGCCCCTCCCTTCTCTCGTACAACGaccatttctctctctctcctcggtCTCACCGCTGTTTCCAGCACCTCCTACCTTCTTTACTCCTCCTCCGAGGGCGGCAATGATGACATTCACAGAATCTCCTCCGCTGTCGAGGCAGCAATTCAGCGATCTGCTGAGTCGACTCGCCGAATCGTCAATCAAATGAAGCACACTGGCGCAGCTGCTGCAGTGCTATGGCAGTCCCTGCAGTCGGTACTCTCTTCCGCCAACTATGAAGTTCGTTCGGGTTTTGAGTTTAAGGTTGCGGCGTTTTTGGCTGACATTGCTGCCGCGAATGCTGCTCGAAGGACCGCCATTGTCGCCGCTGGTGGTGGAAGGGTTGTCGATTGGCTACTGGAGACCGTTGCTGGTGAAGTTAGTGGGACCCAGGCTGAGGCTGCTAGAGCTTTGGCTTACTTGATTGCTGATCCTATAGTGAGGCCTCAGGTTTTTGGGAGGCCTCATTCTGTTCCTTATCTTCTGAGGTTCATTTCCTCTTCTCAACCTCAGCGCTCCAAGAAG AATTCAAGGAATTCTGATTCTTTTAGAGGGAGAAGCATGCTTGTTGCCGCAATAATGGATGTTGTAACTTCCACCTGTGACAGCAAGGGCAATGTCCGATTCCAGCCATGCCTTCCTGCAAATGCTGAAATGAGGGATATTGCTTCAGCAATTCAAGTAATTGAAGGTGGTTTGAATTTGGATGATCCACAttctgaagatgatgatgatgatggtggaaaAGGACTGAAGGGTATTGGTATTAAAGTTCTGGGAGGGACAACCGTATTAGGACTTTCAAGAACTAGTGGACTCGTGAATTATGATGATAGTGATAGTTTACCAACTAGTAAATACGCTTCAAAAAATCCTGTTTATCAtaaaagatatgatggctaccTTGGAGATGCGAGCTTGTCGTCTGCTGTAGTACCTGGTCTCTGGGATGATTTGCATTCGCAGCATGTTGCTGTGCCATTTGCTGCATGGGCACTGGCCAATTGGGCTATGGCATCGGAGGTTAACAGATTTCACATTCAGGAATTAGATCAGGATGGAAATGCTATCATGACTGCTTTAGCGGCCCCTGAAAGATCAGTGAAATGGCATGGGAGTCTGGTTGCCCGGTTACTTTTAGAGGACAACAATGTTCAGTTAGGTAATTCTGTTTCGGACTGGAGTTCTTGTCTGCTTTCAACTATATCACAAGCTTGTAAAACTGATGACATACCTTTGGCACTGGTGGCTTTGTCTGCATTTTTGCTTTCTGTTGATAAGAGTCCAGAGGCTAAGAAAGTTGTTATGGAGAAAGGTCTTGATTTAATGAGAGACACTGCTAAACAGACAATACAACGTAAGGATATTCAAGAAGCACTGGCAAGAGCACTAGAACTAATTTGTACCACTGAAAATCGTTTATCTCTTGAAGAAAGTCTTAAATGGTCTGGTATCCTACTTCCCTGGGCTTGCGGAAAATTTTCTTCTGAAAAGACACGATATTCAGCAACAAAAATCCTTTCATGTGTTCTTGAGGATTTTGGGCCATCTTCTGTGCCGATTTCGCAAGGGTGGTTGGCTATTCTACTAAATGAAGTTTTGGACACTAAGACAGCATCAATAAAAGGAGTTCCACAGCCTAAAAGCGATAAAGTGAAG ACTCAAATTGATCAGTCAAACGTTCAATCTGGTATATTAATTGCCAGTCAGCTTGCAAACTCTGTTGTTAATCTAGCTGGAAAGCAATTGGGTATTGCCACTGACCGTGGTGACTCATTCCCCATTGCCGACCTTCTCTCTCAAGAACCTTTCACTGTAGCATTTAAAAGCTTATATAAAGATCGGAACCCTAAATGTGATGCAGCTGACTCAGCAGTGGCTACCCTGAAGGGAATCAAATCACTAACTGAAATTTGTGCAGATGATCTTgtaaatcaaaacaaaatcgTAGATTCTGGTGTCTTATGCTTGTTAAGGCGCTTTTTGTTAAGAGATGATTATGAAAGCCTTGCTGCCATTGAAGCGTATGATGCATCAAGAGCTAGGGAGGAACCGGAACAGGCTAGTAAGGTTCTAGATGAGACAAAGGTAGATGCTAATGATCAATCAAAGGTCCGAATTCCGCCATCTACTCACATCAGAAGGCATGCAGCTAGACTACTAACTGTTCTTTCGGCATTGCCAAAAGTTCAAATGGTTATTGTGGCAGATGCAACTTGGTGTAATTGGCTTGAAGAGTGTGCTAATGGGAAGATTCCTGGATGTGATGACCCAAAGATTCAAAGTTACGCCAGAGCTGCCCTGTTAAATGTGCTTTGCCATGAGAAACAGGACTCGGACTCTAAACAGAGTGGTGGTACTAGTACTGGAATTGTGAATGATAGTCGTGTTCGCCCCCGCTACGAGGACATGATATATCTGATCAATCCTGAATCAAAGCACTGGAAATGCCCCGAGAAACCCGTATCTGGGAATTCAAGTAAATACTCTGGTGATGATAATGATATCAATCTATGCAGTACCGCTGAGGGGATTGAGAATTGTTCAAATTCAGAAAATCCTTCAGTAGACATAGTTTTTGTGCATGGTTTGCGTGGTGGGCCTTTTAAGAGTTGGCGGATATCTGAAGACAAGTCATCAACCAAGTCTGGCCTtgtagagaagattgatcaggAAGCAGGGAAGCAAGGAACCTTTTGGCCAGGTGAATGGCTCTCAGCTGACTTTCCTCATGCCCGTTTGTTTACACTTAGATACAAG ACAAATCTCACTCAGTGGTCTGGAGCTAGCCTTCCTCTTCAG GAGGTCAGCTCAATGCTTTTAGAGAAGCTTGTCGCTGCAGACATTGGCAGTCGGCCTACTGTATTTGTGACACACAG TATGGGCGGGCTGGTAGTGAAGCAGCTGCTACATCAAGCTAAGGCAGAAAATTTGGATAATCTTGTTAACAACACCGTTGGAGTT GTTTTCTATAGTTGTCCACATTTTGGCAGCAGACTTGCAGATATGCCCTGGCGGATGGGCCTTGTGCTTCGCCCTGCACCTTCG ATAGGGGAGCTAAGAAGTGGATCTCCTAGGTTGGTTGAGCTTAATGACTTTATGCGTCAACTTCATAAGAAAGGGTTACTTGAAGTTCTCAGCTTTTGTGAG GTTATGGAGGATGGGCTTTCCGCATGGAGATAG